In Zygosaccharomyces rouxii strain CBS732 chromosome A complete sequence, the genomic window AAGTTGAAGGAGTTTGTGGAGTTTGTGGAGTTTACAAAACCAAGCGTAGAGTAAAAAGAGAGACAAATACATCGTGGTTTTTACTCTCAACCTGAGAGTAGCACTGTATAGTACCTCAAAATATGCTGACATCACACGTACTGCTACCGATGGTCCCTGGGAGTACTTATTTCCTGTGTAGTAATTGTCCTAACTAAAAATACTTCCTCTTGGTCAAAGATTATCTATAAGGACAGTAATCaggaagaaagataaaTGAGTTAGAATTCACGGTCCTAAGTTTAATTAAAATCCTTATGTGTATGAAGTCATCCCTGTAATTACCTGTGAAGAGTTTCTCCGATAGCTATCTCTAGATTGACGTCCATTGCATTTAGTGGTAATTTTATGTTTCTCCAAAGATTATATCATTCCAATGAAGCTTCCGAAGGTAGACGTAATTGACAGAATAAATTTCTGTCTATAATAATAACTACCGTTCCAGTTGGGAACTTGGAAAATGGGATCAAATGTAAAACGAATCAGCATCTGCAAAATAGAAATGCCAACGACGGAGGTAGACGTGATAGTTTTTTCGATGGCAATCAATgctttcatttttttgaaaaaaagcTCAAACCCCTTATTTTCGATATGGATGTGGCTGGACTAAGAAGTTACTCAAGCCGTTTTCCTCTAGCCAATTGTTACTTTACCATGACCTTGACTGTATTGTTGCGGATGCGCTCGGAGCCTGCGAAACTCCTTCTGATTAAATCAATGTTGCCTTGTAACGTTAAGAATTTATCTGCTAACGACGACCTCTCAATTCTCTGTCAATAAAATCTGCTTCGGCCATGGGTATTCACAGacatcatttttaaaactttttaaGCAAAATTAGAACCATGACTGGAAGCGAGGTTTTCTGACTGACGAACCACAGAAGCCCAGGATAGACTTTGAAGAAGGGACTAGCTATTTATGTGCTTTTTTCTCCTATGAAAAGCATACTAATGAGGGGCAGTGAATGAATCAAAAATGGCACAAGAAATCATCGAGATAATGTAGGTCAGGTACATAACCACAAAGGACGCAGAATGTATTGCCCCCAAATAAAGTATTGAGGTGCTGAAAATATTGAGAAACTTTTCGAAAATACCATCTCTAAATTTATCTTTTTCTGCCGTATGTGATAACTCTCCAAAGTTCTCAACGCTCTTGTTATAATTCGCAACTGCTCTCTCAACTAGCACCTTATctggtggatttttccaaaaattcacACACATTCTTCCTTCCAAATAACACCTGATGTCGTACGTCTGACATTCTATTGGTTTTACTATTTCTCTCACAAAAAAGCGCATACAATGTTCCCCACTGCAAAACAGGGAATACCGATATCCTGTCTCTCTAGAAAAGTGATTAACTCTAGATGCAATTCTTTGCCAAGCTACTGGATCCCCGGTCAGGTCCATTTCAGCCACTTCCTTCAATAATTGTTGGAGCACTTTTTTCTCAATATTAACCTTTTTCCTATTGTCGATGAAGttccaaaaagaaaacgTAAAGCATAGGAAATAATGAATGATCATCAATAAGGGAGAAAATATGTCTGAAAGTTTTGtttcaaatggatcatCATATAAGTCGCGCATAATAAAGTAAGGCAACCGTACAAGCGATGGTGACAAAAATGCAGCTGAAAGGGAAGCGATAATGTCATCTAACCATGTTTTCTCGAAGAAATATGGGGCAAGAAAGTATGTCAACTTTCCACCAGAACTGTCCTCTGGTAGTTCtattttttcctcttcaaaCGTCTGCACACACTTCtctaaatccatttcactCTCGTCACTTATCACACTCATATTGTCTTGTTGGTTAAATACACCATTGCTGCCGCGAGTGTCAGTTTGTGTCTGAATTACCGCCTTTTATGTCTTTTCACTCCGGATTGCTTCCCCCTTTATTGTTCCCTCCCCGCGGGACAGTTTCATGCAGGAGAAACTCGAAGTGTCAAAATGATAACATATATATACGAAAGCGGTAGACAGGTAGTTCAAAGATCAGTTTGGAAACTCTAATCAGAGCACTGAAAGATTGCCTTATGTCTGGTGTGTCGGCACCTTATGTCACTTTTGTATCACGGAATATCTCATCACGGAATATCGCCTTCTTATATATTTCTACTTTCAAGCGAGAAGGACATTATAAAAGGTGTATATGTATAGGTAACATGAACTTTGTTTGGACTTGCATGGATTGTTATCCATTGTTATCAGGAACCCCtttttctgcaattttCGTCACGTCGCTCCgataacgataaaaatctgatcTCGTCTCTCATAGCAACTCAGGAAACTACTCACTACATGGAACGACAGGGGTATAGAAAGAACAAACATGGAATCCGATAAAGAATCACAAAGGCCTGTTTTACCACAGGACCTCTTTAGAAATGAGTTGACATGGATGTTTTATGAAATGTGTAAACATCGCTTCCCCTGGGTGGTCTCATGTTTATGTCTGGTCGCCGGATGGGTAGTAGCtcagatgaattttacctATAAAAATATGCTTGTGAGTGACATGACTGCCGGTGCTCTATTCGGATGTGCACTTGTATGGCCCTTCGTAAGGGTTCGctatttgaaattctatCCCAATACAACAGAACTAGTTCAGCAGGTGTTAGAATCGAATCCCGAAGTGGATATCGAGAAATGGGCCGAAATTGCAAATAGACTGAACATTTACTTTTACCAAGAGCATCTCTGGAGCACGCctcacttttttttcaataatcAACATGTTCAACTTGTGTTCAAGGATAATGTTTTAAGGCCATATCTCGAAGGGAAACTTGACGATATTACCGATATGGACAAGATTCAATCAGCAAATTGTTATTTGCAGTCACTAAATGAAAAGTTCGAATTATTATTGAAGGTTAATTTGCCGGAACCCGTTTTAAACTCTGAACTACCTAGAGGTACCCACAGAAACAAATTCTCCTTTTATGCAGCATATTTGTTCGTTGGATTCATGGTTTGTTATTATCAAGCACTAACTTTGCTTATGATCGTAATGGCATTTatattaaatttttttttgctcTTGATTAATGCCATACTTTTCCAGTATCTTACCTTGAGAATATATCAGGATTCTTATTGTACGCTATATCCACAGATGGATATAATCCGAGcaatgaattttttggcgataataataaaagttAGCCCTGGAAAAGAACCGGTTAAATGGGACCAAATAGCCAGGTATATGAATCAATATCTagctgaagaaaataatGGCCATTCTACGAATATATTTCTCGACGGTAAGCATTGTTTAAACTGTTACAAGACCTGCTTTGAGCCTCTATCCACTAATAATGGTCCTTCGAAATACTGcgatttgaaagaaattgttgagGGTACGCAACCAAGCGTAAATGGAGAGACTAATTAATGAAGCAATGTATTCCTTCTTCGCAAACTGAACGTAGCAGTATATATTGGTTTAAAATATGATGGTATCACAAGTGCTGCGATAGACGGTGTCTGAGTGTCATGAAGCTACATGACATGTAATCTCAAGGTGGTAATAAACATACTTTAATGTGTTTTGGTGTCACTTacaataatattattatatgATGAGGTCTTAGCACCAATCAAGGTCTGGGATGTAGCTTaatgaagagaagaaagattgTCCAGAAATAATATAATCAAGTATAAGTGATCAAGTCTAAATTACATCTTATTCTTACTAGTGATCGGACCGCGCCTCATTGCAAGCAAAGCCCAAGAGACCCACTTACTCAGATTTTTGCGGTAGAATTTGCAGCTTT contains:
- a CDS encoding uncharacterized protein (some similarities with uniprot|P47187 Saccharomyces cerevisiae YJR161C COS5), which gives rise to MSVISDESEMDLEKCVQTFEEEKIELPEDSSGGKLTYFLAPYFFEKTWLDDIIASLSAAFLSPSLVRLPYFIMRDLYDDPFETKLSDIFSPLLMIIHYFLCFTFSFWNFIDNRKKVNIEKKVLQQLLKEVAEMDLTGDPVAWQRIASRVNHFSRETGYRYSLFCSGEHCMRFFVREIVKPIECQTYDIRCYLEGRMCVNFWKNPPDKVLVERAVANYNKSVENFGELSHTAEKDKFRDGIFEKFLNIFSTSILYLGAIHSASFVVMYLTYIISMISCAIFDSFTAPH
- a CDS encoding uncharacterized protein (weakly similar to uniprot|P47187 Saccharomyces cerevisiae YJR161C COS5 Protein of unknown function member of a family of conserved often subtelomerically-encoded proteins); the protein is MESDKESQRPVLPQDLFRNELTWMFYEMCKHRFPWVVSCLCLVAGWVVAQMNFTYKNMLVSDMTAGALFGCALVWPFVRVRYLKFYPNTTELVQQVLESNPEVDIEKWAEIANRLNIYFYQEHLWSTPHFFFNNQHVQLVFKDNVLRPYLEGKLDDITDMDKIQSANCYLQSLNEKFELLLKVNLPEPVLNSELPRGTHRNKFSFYAAYLFVGFMVCYYQALTLLMIVMAFILNFFLLLINAILFQYLTLRIYQDSYCTLYPQMDIIRAMNFLAIIIKVSPGKEPVKWDQIARYMNQYLAEENNGHSTNIFLDGKHCLNCYKTCFEPLSTNNGPSKYCDLKEIVEGTQPSVNGETN